The proteins below come from a single Dermacentor albipictus isolate Rhodes 1998 colony chromosome 7, USDA_Dalb.pri_finalv2, whole genome shotgun sequence genomic window:
- the LOC135904446 gene encoding uncharacterized protein, with protein MTAWFPRIVIYVCLVSLHGLLSRAVRISQTWANTTSFKIDWMPESGNRFCLCHATAQQFQKGLSFFDCIPYQRESRCDLSDFGNCTAPAGSSLRCSRQLASRPSVVTGLSPGVTYAFCAIDENPLSESGYDSFALCTRTWTLDSELRFRASAYSSFMVGLEWRLGNETEQLLNVRLCSSADGCQRACRDNLLDLRREKFVAWTDLTRQRLSLQVRRTDGVLLYETAFDALKQTPDRPCQLRASSLGPSSVRVSWTLEGGNADGFVVSHCWFRLCHTKVYPQPSLRHVYINGLLQWSRYRFTVTAFRTVNKTGIAMGEPSHAEVFTDGDLTALTWVLVLGVPAFISSLVMCRRKVCCCCGRSRRDEVWHVRHGRNIEGPGGDALALP; from the exons ATGACAGCCTGGTTCCCGCGCATTGTAATCTACGTTTGCCTG GTGTCGCTTCACGGCCTTCTGTCACGGGCTGTTCGCATATCCCAAACCTGGGCGAACACGACGTCGTTTAAG ATCGACTGGATGCCGGAGAGCGGCAACCGCTTCTGCCTGTGCCACGCCACGGCCCAGCAGTTCCAGAAGGGCCTGAGCTTCTTCGACTGCATCCCGTACCAGAGGGAGTCCCGCTGCGACCTCTCCGACTTCGGCAACTGCACGGCGCCCGCGGGCTCGTCGCTGCGGTGCAGCCGCCAGCTCGCTTCGCGACCCTCGGTCGTGACCGGCCTGAGCCCGGGCGTCACGTACGCGTTCTGCGCCATCGACGAGAACCCGCTGTCCGAGTCCGGATACGACAGCTTCGCCCTCTGCACCCGGACCTGGACGCTCGactccg AGCTCCGGTTCCGGGCGTCCGCCTACTCCTCCTTCATGGTGGGCCTCGAGTGGCGGCTGGGCAACGAGACGGAGCAGCTGCTCAACGTGCGGCTGTGTAGCTCGGCCGACGGCTGCCAGCGCGCCTGCCGCGACAACCTGCTCGACCTGAGGCGGGAGAAGTTCGTCGCGTGGACCGACCTGACGCGGCAGAGGCTCAGCCTGCAGGTGCGGCGCACCGACGGCGTGCTGCTCTACGAGACCGCCTTCGACGCCCTCAAGCAGA CGCCTGACCGGCCGTGCCAGCTCCGCGCTTCCTCGCTGGGCCCGTCCAGCGTGCGCGTCAGCTGGACGCTGGAAGGGGGAAACGCGGACGGCTTCGTGGTCAGCCACTGCTGGTTCCGGCTGTGCCACACCAAGGTGTACCCGCAGCCCAGCCTGCGACACGTCTACATCAACGGGCTGCTGCAGTGGAGCCGATACCGGTTCACGGTGACCGCCTTCCGCACCGTCAACAAGACCGGAATCGCCATGGGGGAGCCCAGCCACGCCGAGGTCTTCACCGACGGAG ATTTAACAGCATTGACGTGGGTGTTAGTGCTGGGCGTTCCTGCATTCATCAGTTCCCTCGTGATGTGTCGACGAAAG GTGTGCTGTTGCTGCGGTCGTTCAAGACGCGATGAAGTCTGGCACGTCCGACATGGCAGGAACATCGAAGGCCCCGGCGGGGACGCTTTGGCGTTGCCGTGA